A window from Candidatus Nitrospira neomarina encodes these proteins:
- the asnB gene encoding asparagine synthase (glutamine-hydrolyzing) produces MCGIFGVVDVDQKSISKSARGELLKKMGQIMVHRGPDDEGFFLGEAMGFGMRRLSILDIEGGHQPIPNEDESIWVVCNGEIYNFRELRITLEEQGHRFRTFSDTEVIVHLYEEIGLEVFGQLRGMFAVAIWDGPRSRFILGRDRLGEKPLYIRKEPHRVLFSSELKSILQDGSVPRRLNFQALQEYLALGYVPAPWTLLEGIEKILPGHFLMIQNGKIHEEKYWDVQIQPSEDYSEEEWIEQVRNAFMDSVKTQLVSDVPLGAFLSGGIDSSAIVAAMARSTDQPVKTFAIGFGGEDQYYNELPYARIVADAMGTDHHEIMVTPDVASLLPKLLWYLEEPIADSAFITTYLVSELARKSVKVILSGVGGDELFGGYRRYLGGEFIQYYKMLPKAIRNRWLPAVFDRLPKDRHSYLSNMARYVNGFLKTGELTPSLRYMSYVGVFSPEILECLPVHDHSVQPLGNIPYSKAMERYFDQAMTCDDLGQVIYVDLKTSLPDDLLALTDKMTMAASIECRAPFIDHKLVELANRIPSHLKIHGFTTKRLLKKAVSPWLPEGILKRPKRGFGAPLGAWLRKDLEVIMNETLSESQVRKRGLFRWDQVKATIASHRNRQQDHTDHLLTLINLELWLRIFIDGNGYQADPESDAVKSILRG; encoded by the coding sequence ATGTGTGGAATTTTTGGTGTGGTTGATGTTGATCAGAAAAGTATTTCTAAATCTGCTCGCGGGGAACTTCTAAAAAAAATGGGACAAATTATGGTGCATCGAGGGCCGGATGATGAAGGATTCTTCCTTGGGGAAGCCATGGGGTTTGGAATGCGTCGGCTCAGTATCCTTGACATCGAGGGCGGTCACCAACCCATCCCAAATGAAGATGAATCGATCTGGGTTGTCTGTAATGGTGAAATTTACAATTTCAGAGAATTGAGGATCACATTAGAGGAGCAGGGCCATCGTTTCCGTACATTTAGTGATACGGAAGTCATCGTTCATCTTTATGAAGAAATCGGATTGGAGGTATTTGGTCAACTCCGCGGCATGTTTGCTGTGGCAATCTGGGATGGGCCTCGATCACGGTTTATCCTTGGGAGGGATCGGCTTGGCGAAAAGCCTCTCTATATAAGGAAGGAGCCTCATCGAGTCTTGTTCAGTTCAGAATTAAAATCTATTCTCCAAGATGGAAGTGTGCCTCGTCGCTTGAATTTTCAAGCTCTCCAAGAGTACCTAGCTCTGGGATATGTCCCGGCTCCATGGACTCTGTTAGAAGGCATAGAAAAAATCCTTCCTGGGCACTTTCTCATGATTCAGAATGGGAAGATCCATGAAGAAAAGTATTGGGATGTTCAAATCCAGCCTTCTGAAGACTATTCGGAAGAAGAGTGGATAGAGCAGGTTCGTAACGCATTCATGGATTCGGTCAAAACTCAGTTGGTGAGTGATGTTCCCTTGGGAGCATTTCTGAGTGGAGGGATTGATTCGAGTGCAATTGTGGCCGCCATGGCCCGTTCAACCGATCAGCCTGTTAAAACTTTTGCCATCGGTTTTGGAGGAGAAGACCAGTATTATAATGAATTGCCCTACGCCAGGATTGTCGCTGATGCCATGGGGACGGACCACCATGAAATTATGGTGACCCCTGATGTGGCGAGCTTATTGCCCAAGCTGCTCTGGTATTTGGAAGAACCCATAGCCGATTCAGCATTTATTACGACCTATTTGGTGTCTGAGCTTGCAAGGAAATCGGTAAAAGTGATTTTGTCAGGAGTGGGAGGGGACGAATTATTCGGGGGGTATAGGAGATATTTGGGAGGCGAGTTTATCCAATACTATAAAATGCTTCCCAAAGCCATACGGAATCGATGGCTGCCTGCTGTATTTGATAGATTGCCCAAGGACCGACATTCTTATTTATCCAATATGGCTCGCTATGTTAATGGGTTTCTTAAAACTGGTGAATTGACACCATCCCTTCGGTATATGTCTTATGTTGGAGTTTTTTCGCCAGAAATTTTGGAATGTCTCCCCGTTCACGATCATTCTGTACAGCCCTTGGGAAATATTCCATATAGCAAAGCCATGGAAAGGTATTTTGATCAAGCCATGACTTGTGACGATTTAGGGCAAGTGATTTATGTGGATTTAAAAACTTCGCTGCCTGATGATTTGTTGGCTCTTACTGATAAGATGACCATGGCTGCCTCAATAGAATGCCGGGCCCCATTTATTGATCATAAATTGGTAGAACTCGCCAACAGGATTCCTTCACATCTCAAAATTCATGGGTTTACAACCAAACGATTGTTGAAAAAAGCTGTGTCCCCCTGGTTGCCGGAAGGGATTTTGAAGCGCCCCAAACGTGGGTTTGGTGCACCATTGGGAGCCTGGTTACGAAAAGATCTAGAGGTCATCATGAATGAGACTCTTTCAGAATCCCAGGTAAGGAAAAGGGGCCTTTTCCGG
- a CDS encoding class I SAM-dependent methyltransferase: MKTFEEEWRARFERFGRTYERDDLVSGWSEKGLWTRFERFADLLQTQPLLCPLRALDLGCGAGTYVRYLANGGHKVVGLDYSIPTLHRALTADSEKNSPYLCGEAYHLPFKDESFDLVTSVGVIQALGSPERALDEMVRVLRPNGFLIVEALNSLELLALGKRLYDWAIGRSPRLHTHSSSMITALLLARGVRLIKKTGIYLPPRGVPWLAPLLSERTIRLIGLVPGLSVVLAHAFLYLSIKESND, translated from the coding sequence ATGAAAACCTTTGAGGAAGAATGGCGGGCTCGATTTGAACGCTTTGGGCGTACATATGAGAGGGATGATCTAGTCTCAGGATGGTCAGAAAAAGGACTCTGGACTCGATTCGAAAGATTTGCTGATCTCCTCCAGACCCAGCCACTTCTCTGTCCGTTGAGAGCCTTAGATCTGGGGTGTGGAGCAGGGACTTATGTGCGGTATTTAGCGAATGGAGGGCACAAGGTAGTTGGTCTCGATTATTCAATCCCCACTCTTCACCGGGCACTGACCGCGGATTCAGAAAAAAACAGTCCCTATTTGTGTGGTGAAGCCTATCATTTGCCTTTTAAAGATGAAAGTTTTGATCTGGTGACCTCTGTAGGTGTCATTCAAGCACTTGGAAGTCCAGAGCGGGCCTTGGATGAAATGGTACGGGTTTTACGCCCCAATGGTTTTCTTATTGTAGAAGCCCTTAATTCACTTGAACTATTGGCATTGGGGAAACGTCTCTATGATTGGGCTATAGGAAGGTCGCCTCGTTTGCATACCCACTCTTCTTCTATGATCACCGCGTTACTTTTGGCTCGAGGGGTGAGGCTAATTAAGAAGACAGGAATTTATCTTCCCCCTAGGGGGGTGCCTTGGCTGGCTCCACTTTTATCCGAGAGAACCATACGCTTGATCGGACTCGTGCCCGGACTCTCCGTTGTTTTGGCGCATGCATTTCTCTACCTTAGCATAAAAGAAAGCAATGATTAA
- a CDS encoding TIGR03087 family PEP-CTERM/XrtA system glycosyltransferase, translating to MNILFVCHRFPYPPNRGGKIRPFHMIKHLSDKHRVVVATLAETHQELEQGSEIRQYCAEVIAEVVPPSLRWVQAFGALPTRTPSSAAYFWSPRLFQRIREVSESIKFDMVLVHCAFVAPYVSELPGCFKVLDFGDIDSMKWTDYATWRAFPLNLGYALEAKKLRSFEQEMAKRFDHCLVTTTGEWKEYDNLKVPTPCGVIPNGVDTSYFSMKNGNEPIARDATIVFLGRMDYFPNVDGALFFAEEVFPIIQKELPHAQFLVVGADPAKSIRKLGELPNVTVTGTVPDVRPFLRNATLTVAPLRIARGTQNKILESIAMGLPVVATPQAARGIQAKEDEHLFVSATPEDFAHRVIQLLKNPSLRVRLANAAKKQIQKTHSWDSSMKSLDKLIETKKLDTSF from the coding sequence ATGAATATTCTTTTTGTCTGCCACCGTTTTCCCTATCCGCCAAACCGTGGAGGAAAAATTCGTCCATTTCATATGATAAAACATTTGAGTGATAAGCACCGAGTTGTGGTCGCCACGCTGGCAGAAACGCATCAGGAGTTGGAGCAAGGAAGCGAAATTCGCCAATACTGTGCCGAAGTGATTGCCGAGGTGGTCCCTCCTTCTCTTCGCTGGGTGCAGGCATTTGGAGCTTTGCCAACCCGGACGCCATCATCTGCTGCGTATTTCTGGTCTCCTCGACTGTTTCAGCGAATCCGGGAGGTTTCGGAATCGATAAAGTTTGATATGGTTCTTGTTCACTGTGCCTTTGTTGCTCCTTATGTTTCCGAATTGCCAGGTTGTTTCAAAGTGCTTGATTTCGGCGATATCGATTCGATGAAATGGACAGATTATGCCACATGGCGAGCATTTCCATTAAATCTTGGATATGCGCTTGAAGCTAAAAAACTTCGAAGCTTTGAACAGGAAATGGCGAAAAGATTCGATCATTGTTTGGTCACGACCACTGGCGAATGGAAGGAATATGACAATTTGAAGGTACCAACCCCTTGTGGGGTGATTCCTAATGGAGTGGACACCTCTTACTTTTCTATGAAAAATGGAAATGAGCCAATAGCGCGGGATGCCACCATTGTTTTTTTAGGTAGGATGGATTATTTCCCGAATGTTGATGGGGCTCTCTTTTTTGCAGAAGAGGTTTTTCCAATTATTCAGAAGGAATTGCCCCATGCTCAATTTTTGGTTGTTGGAGCCGATCCTGCAAAAAGTATCCGGAAACTAGGGGAGCTACCCAATGTTACTGTTACGGGTACGGTGCCGGATGTGAGGCCCTTTCTTCGAAACGCCACTCTAACCGTAGCTCCTTTACGAATTGCCAGGGGGACTCAAAATAAAATTTTGGAGTCCATAGCGATGGGTCTTCCTGTTGTGGCAACTCCTCAGGCCGCAAGAGGAATTCAAGCTAAGGAAGATGAGCATCTTTTCGTATCAGCTACCCCAGAAGATTTTGCCCATCGAGTAATCCAACTTTTAAAAAATCCTTCCCTCCGTGTTCGCTTGGCAAACGCGGCGAAAAAGCAGATTCAAAAAACCCATTCTTGGGACTCTTCTATGAAATCTCTTGATAAGCTCATAGAGACGAAGAAATTGGATACATCTTTTTAA
- a CDS encoding polysaccharide deacetylase family protein gives MASNKNKSMGREFKHLVLLWTFQCLEKFGLLSFLLFIADYCEVKRLDCGDEKVIFPYIRKRKDFHFLILVGHRVNDSPDPFIGGIHPSVFKRQLETLSKSFQILPLKEVLLRAQQSDLPPNALAITFDDGYRDNYEHAYPILRALGVPATIFLSTGPLESEQEPLWHDLVFDAFRRTEAPTVAIGDTTYSLKTLQERRQALWVFRQFLRGFEFCDWKGLIARLRVDLGFAKDWSCPGFEKLEWWHIKEMAQQQISIGVHTVSHPLLTCLPIGEAIQEIKISKAAIEKNLGLAADLFAYPNGNRKDFNETIKEVLRDEGFLCGVTTIHGTNCVHTDRFELRRLGLSSDHHNIAPLRLGWNKFRLSGS, from the coding sequence TTGGCCTCCAACAAAAATAAGTCTATGGGTAGGGAATTTAAACATCTTGTATTGTTGTGGACTTTTCAGTGTCTGGAAAAGTTTGGGTTATTATCTTTTTTGTTGTTTATCGCCGATTATTGCGAAGTGAAACGACTGGATTGTGGAGATGAAAAAGTCATTTTTCCCTATATCCGAAAGCGAAAGGATTTTCATTTTCTCATCCTTGTTGGGCATCGAGTGAATGATTCCCCGGACCCTTTTATCGGCGGAATTCACCCAAGCGTCTTTAAGCGGCAACTTGAAACGTTGTCCAAATCCTTTCAGATCTTGCCCCTTAAAGAAGTCCTTCTTCGGGCTCAACAATCTGATTTACCACCTAATGCACTGGCAATTACCTTTGATGATGGTTATCGGGATAATTACGAGCATGCCTATCCTATATTGAGAGCATTAGGTGTGCCTGCAACTATTTTTTTGTCAACGGGTCCCCTGGAATCTGAACAAGAACCTCTTTGGCATGATTTGGTTTTTGATGCTTTTCGACGTACTGAAGCTCCAACTGTTGCTATTGGCGATACGACCTATTCTCTCAAGACCCTTCAAGAACGACGGCAGGCTTTGTGGGTATTTAGACAATTTCTTCGTGGCTTCGAGTTTTGTGATTGGAAGGGCCTTATTGCAAGGCTACGAGTTGATTTGGGGTTTGCAAAGGATTGGAGTTGCCCTGGATTTGAAAAATTGGAGTGGTGGCATATTAAAGAAATGGCTCAACAACAGATTTCTATTGGTGTCCATACGGTTAGCCATCCGCTACTTACCTGCTTACCTATCGGGGAGGCGATACAGGAAATCAAGATATCCAAAGCCGCAATCGAAAAAAACCTAGGACTCGCAGCCGATTTGTTTGCCTATCCCAATGGAAATCGCAAGGATTTTAATGAAACCATTAAAGAAGTGCTTCGAGATGAAGGTTTTCTCTGTGGAGTTACAACTATTCATGGGACAAATTGTGTTCACACAGATCGGTTTGAGCTCAGACGCCTAGGTCTGTCTTCAGACCACCACAACATTGCGCCATTGAGGTTAGGGTGGAACAAGTTTCGTTTATCGGGGTCGTAG
- the asnB gene encoding asparagine synthase (glutamine-hydrolyzing) yields the protein MSGICGVVFHDGQRNVDSPHLSPMLEGLASRQNGQTFICRNVGLGSAPFPGRISVAHHEERNGQPMGLVLHGCIFNQQELFSDDVDRCSQIKALLTIYQKEGIGFVERIRGEFVIALWDGLQEILYLVTDRFRVHPLFYYLDQEKLVFASSIKALSACPLDIKRSINPCALVIMAASYSIPTPQTIFKEIKKIPPGSYLMMKHGQLTVKTYWDVQFSAPSRMPRRELTNALRDQFDEALSIRLACDGLRSQIGTFLSGGIDSTTVTGVITRLLQRQIDSFSIGFLEQSFNEMEYARIAAKAFGSGHHEYYVSAEDTMSALPILTEAFDEPYGNSSAIPAYFCAKLARDHGIKFLYAGDGGDELFAGNKRYATQKLFDYYFRMPVWLRRFFIEPSIFGLEPLLPVPILGKSKRYIQRAKVPYPSRLCAHGLYEIIPLPELFDDSILEAIGFDFNPYCAVHEHYAQAQANTELDRQLYVDLKLVMTDNDLIKVMKTTEAAGVTVRFPFMDHNFVEFAASVPAALKMRGLTLRTFFKDAYSDVLPQEIRNKSKHGFGLPIHIWLRTHQGLNEMMRDLVLSPRSVQRGYFKKKMLEKIVKDHQTDSTSFYGTILWNLMMLELWHRRYWN from the coding sequence ATGAGCGGGATTTGCGGGGTGGTCTTTCATGATGGACAACGGAATGTGGACTCTCCGCATTTGTCTCCGATGTTGGAGGGCCTTGCTTCCCGCCAAAATGGTCAAACTTTCATCTGTCGGAATGTTGGTTTAGGATCTGCTCCTTTTCCTGGGCGAATTTCTGTGGCACATCATGAGGAGCGGAATGGCCAACCTATGGGGTTAGTTCTTCACGGCTGCATCTTTAATCAACAGGAACTCTTTAGTGATGATGTCGACCGTTGTAGCCAAATTAAAGCCTTGCTGACGATTTATCAGAAAGAGGGTATAGGTTTTGTCGAACGTATTCGCGGTGAATTCGTCATAGCTCTGTGGGATGGATTACAAGAAATACTGTATCTTGTGACCGATCGTTTTCGAGTTCATCCGCTTTTTTATTATCTGGATCAGGAAAAACTTGTTTTTGCTTCATCAATAAAGGCATTGTCCGCCTGTCCTCTCGATATCAAGCGGTCGATCAATCCTTGTGCGCTTGTCATTATGGCTGCGTCCTATTCGATTCCCACTCCCCAGACCATTTTCAAGGAAATAAAAAAAATTCCTCCGGGTTCTTACCTCATGATGAAACATGGACAGCTAACGGTAAAAACCTATTGGGATGTTCAATTTTCTGCCCCTTCCCGAATGCCTCGAAGAGAATTAACGAATGCCCTACGGGACCAATTTGATGAGGCTCTATCAATTCGGCTTGCCTGCGATGGGTTGCGTTCTCAGATTGGTACATTTCTTAGTGGAGGAATTGATAGCACTACTGTAACTGGAGTGATTACCAGACTTTTACAACGTCAGATCGACAGTTTTTCTATTGGATTTCTAGAACAGAGTTTTAACGAGATGGAATATGCCAGAATTGCAGCTAAGGCTTTTGGTTCCGGTCATCATGAATATTATGTTTCCGCGGAGGATACGATGTCTGCTCTTCCCATTCTTACGGAGGCTTTCGATGAGCCCTATGGGAATTCTTCCGCCATACCTGCCTACTTTTGCGCTAAGCTTGCCCGAGATCACGGAATTAAGTTTCTTTACGCCGGAGATGGGGGAGATGAGTTGTTTGCTGGAAACAAGCGTTATGCAACGCAGAAACTTTTTGATTACTATTTTCGTATGCCGGTATGGCTGAGGCGATTCTTCATAGAACCTTCGATCTTTGGTCTTGAGCCCTTGCTGCCCGTGCCTATACTTGGCAAAAGTAAACGATATATTCAGCGTGCCAAGGTCCCTTATCCCTCCCGTCTTTGCGCACATGGACTTTATGAAATTATTCCTTTGCCTGAGCTTTTTGACGATTCAATCCTGGAAGCGATTGGATTTGATTTCAATCCCTATTGTGCAGTGCATGAACATTATGCCCAAGCTCAGGCTAATACCGAACTCGATCGGCAACTGTATGTCGACTTAAAGCTTGTGATGACCGACAATGACCTTATTAAAGTCATGAAGACGACAGAGGCTGCCGGGGTCACTGTACGTTTTCCCTTTATGGATCATAATTTTGTGGAATTTGCCGCCTCGGTGCCTGCTGCCTTGAAGATGCGGGGACTAACACTACGAACATTTTTTAAGGATGCCTATTCTGATGTGCTCCCCCAAGAGATTCGGAATAAATCCAAACACGGATTTGGCCTGCCCATTCATATTTGGCTTCGCACTCACCAAGGTCTCAATGAGATGATGCGGGATTTAGTGCTAAGTCCAAGAAGTGTGCAGCGGGGGTATTTCAAAAAAAAGATGTTAGAGAAGATAGTTAAAGACCATCAAACTGATTCCACCTCATTTTACGGAACCATCCTTTGGAATCTGATGATGTTGGAATTATGGCATCGTCGATACTGGAACTGA
- a CDS encoding putative O-glycosylation ligase, exosortase A system-associated, with product MRDALVILIVIGSLPFCFLKPWVGVLMWSWLGYMNPHRLTWGIASIFPFAQMVAVATLGGLFFSKERYRIPWNREFVLLILLWLVFFCSTMFAEYQEDAWNALGKVSKVLLMTFVTILVIQDREKIRWLLYVMALSIGYYGFKGGIWAVMTGGQYRVLGPEGSFMEGNTEIGLALVMILPILLFLRRDETRVWLRRTLLAFFVFSIVAILVTYSRGALLGLGAVLAVIFLKSRSKFLTLFLLALAIPVALEALPEKWFSRMDTIQTYEEDGSSMERINAWTMATRVGLDRPLLGAGFRAFTPEMYARYFPEAPNHRVDAHSIFFQVLAEHGFTGLALFAGLIVSSILSVRKMIRIAKDDPEQQWVLNYAQMLEASLVGYVVSGLFLSRSYFDLFYHLVAIVIILKALTVRKTQETLQMAR from the coding sequence ATGCGTGATGCACTAGTCATACTGATTGTCATAGGGTCTCTCCCTTTCTGTTTTTTAAAGCCATGGGTTGGTGTATTAATGTGGTCGTGGCTTGGCTACATGAACCCTCATCGGTTGACCTGGGGGATAGCAAGTATCTTTCCATTTGCGCAAATGGTGGCTGTCGCCACCCTGGGTGGGTTGTTTTTCTCCAAGGAGCGCTATCGCATTCCCTGGAACAGGGAATTTGTTTTGCTCATTCTCTTATGGCTCGTTTTTTTCTGTTCTACGATGTTTGCCGAATACCAAGAAGATGCGTGGAATGCACTGGGAAAAGTATCAAAGGTTTTGCTTATGACCTTTGTAACCATTCTGGTCATTCAGGATCGTGAGAAGATTCGCTGGTTATTGTACGTTATGGCCCTGTCAATTGGGTACTATGGTTTCAAAGGGGGAATCTGGGCTGTAATGACGGGGGGACAATATCGTGTTCTTGGTCCCGAAGGAAGTTTCATGGAAGGAAATACCGAAATCGGGCTCGCCTTAGTTATGATTTTGCCCATTCTGTTATTTCTAAGACGCGATGAGACTCGAGTCTGGTTGCGTCGCACACTTTTGGCTTTCTTTGTCTTTTCCATCGTTGCCATATTAGTTACATATTCGCGAGGGGCTTTATTGGGGCTTGGGGCAGTGCTCGCGGTTATCTTTCTGAAAAGCCGCTCTAAATTTTTAACGCTTTTTCTGTTAGCGTTAGCAATCCCTGTAGCTCTTGAAGCTTTGCCGGAAAAATGGTTTTCCCGGATGGATACTATCCAAACTTATGAAGAAGATGGTTCTTCAATGGAAAGAATCAATGCATGGACAATGGCGACCCGAGTGGGCCTGGATCGACCATTGCTTGGTGCGGGATTTCGGGCTTTTACCCCGGAAATGTATGCTCGATATTTCCCTGAGGCTCCCAACCATAGAGTGGATGCCCATAGTATTTTCTTTCAGGTTTTGGCTGAACATGGATTTACTGGATTGGCTCTTTTTGCGGGGTTAATTGTCTCTTCGATATTAAGCGTAAGAAAAATGATTCGGATAGCCAAAGATGATCCTGAACAGCAATGGGTATTGAATTATGCTCAGATGTTGGAAGCAAGTCTGGTCGGGTATGTTGTATCTGGATTGTTCCTCAGCAGATCGTATTTTGATCTATTCTATCATCTTGTGGCAATTGTGATAATTTTGAAGGCTCTGACCGTTCGTAAGACGCAAGAAACGCTTCAAATGGCAAGATAG
- a CDS encoding GNAT family N-acetyltransferase yields the protein MIQVEPISTKCDFLTLHDEWEHLLERSEQYSPFLTHEWFQCLLEQYENPPPLYILTVRDGPKLLGIAPLWRTERYVRGIPVKQMEFITNQDTPLVDFIVEKENQRQVLSAILEYFDGTLGHCWDVLMLTQWPNQSPNFKEVLNRFVEGGNKHLLQTASVTPFLAIQGQWDSFLQGHGPRLRKTQRNIANRVSKLPKVEVQCFRQNFNGSVMQEVLQVSRQGWKYQEGKSLANTEDLRRFFSILTMVGDSRGWLMVWLLKTNGVPIAMEYDLESKGKVFALRSDFDEAYKECSPGAYLEAQILQWLFVNGYQEYNYGPGLNAYKLHWADDFRTNVRIDVFNRTLTGRLTWELEGRIVPMCKRIRDWWKAPLGLQQK from the coding sequence GTGATACAAGTTGAACCAATTTCCACCAAATGCGATTTTCTGACTTTACATGATGAGTGGGAACATTTACTTGAAAGGAGTGAGCAGTATTCCCCTTTTTTGACTCATGAATGGTTTCAGTGTTTGTTGGAGCAATATGAGAATCCTCCACCATTATATATTCTCACAGTTCGTGATGGTCCGAAACTTCTTGGAATTGCCCCCCTATGGCGTACTGAGAGATATGTTCGAGGGATTCCTGTCAAACAAATGGAATTTATCACCAATCAGGATACCCCACTTGTTGACTTTATTGTGGAAAAAGAAAATCAGCGACAAGTCCTTTCAGCAATTCTTGAATATTTTGATGGAACATTGGGGCATTGCTGGGATGTGTTGATGCTAACGCAGTGGCCAAACCAGTCGCCGAATTTTAAAGAGGTGTTAAACCGCTTTGTGGAGGGGGGAAATAAACATCTTTTGCAAACAGCCTCGGTAACTCCATTTCTCGCTATTCAAGGGCAGTGGGATTCATTCCTTCAAGGTCATGGTCCCCGGCTTCGGAAAACTCAGCGAAATATTGCCAATCGCGTTTCGAAGCTTCCGAAGGTTGAAGTTCAGTGCTTTCGGCAAAATTTCAATGGTTCCGTAATGCAAGAGGTCCTTCAGGTTTCTCGGCAGGGGTGGAAATACCAAGAAGGAAAATCGCTGGCAAATACGGAGGATCTAAGACGCTTTTTTTCAATCCTGACTATGGTGGGAGATTCCCGAGGTTGGCTGATGGTCTGGCTTCTGAAAACGAATGGAGTACCTATTGCGATGGAATATGACCTGGAAAGTAAAGGAAAGGTCTTTGCCCTTAGGTCCGATTTTGACGAAGCCTATAAAGAATGTTCTCCAGGCGCCTACTTAGAAGCCCAAATTCTACAATGGTTATTTGTCAACGGATATCAAGAATACAACTACGGGCCAGGTCTTAATGCCTATAAGCTTCATTGGGCGGATGACTTTCGAACTAATGTCAGAATTGATGTATTCAACCGTACCCTGACCGGAAGGCTGACGTGGGAATTGGAAGGTAGGATAGTGCCGATGTGTAAGCGAATCAGGGATTGGTGGAAAGCGCCTCTTGGCCTCCAACAAAAATAA
- a CDS encoding class I SAM-dependent methyltransferase, which produces MLTTDDLRKKYFNSEDHPYRKYENKIVSVLRSDDTILDAGCGRTAPILRKFVGKAKILIGVDLEDSTEPLPGIRYCKGDISSIKVPDNSIDVVISRAVLEHVIDPNAVFEEINRILKPSGRFIFLVPNLGDYVAILSLLIPNKFHKYIVSKTEGRAMEDVFPAYYKANTYSSIQKLCKSHGFEIVEFQWLGQYPASFMFSSVLFMIATLYEKIISKYECLGFLRGWLLVELKKIKA; this is translated from the coding sequence GTGTTAACAACTGACGATTTACGAAAGAAATATTTTAACTCCGAAGATCATCCTTATAGAAAATATGAAAATAAAATCGTATCTGTTCTCCGTTCTGACGATACGATTTTAGACGCCGGATGTGGTCGCACGGCTCCCATATTGAGAAAGTTTGTTGGTAAAGCAAAAATTCTTATTGGTGTCGATTTAGAAGACAGTACCGAACCTTTGCCAGGAATTAGATACTGCAAAGGGGATATTTCATCCATAAAGGTTCCGGATAATTCGATAGATGTTGTTATTTCTAGAGCAGTACTTGAACACGTCATTGATCCTAATGCTGTATTTGAGGAAATAAATAGAATCTTAAAGCCAAGCGGTCGCTTCATTTTTTTAGTTCCAAATCTTGGTGATTATGTAGCCATATTATCTCTTCTTATACCAAATAAATTCCATAAATATATCGTATCCAAAACCGAAGGGAGAGCTATGGAAGATGTTTTTCCTGCTTATTATAAAGCAAATACGTATTCATCCATACAGAAATTATGTAAAAGCCATGGGTTTGAAATTGTAGAATTTCAGTGGCTAGGGCAATACCCTGCGAGCTTTATGTTTAGTTCCGTCCTTTTCATGATTGCAACACTTTATGAGAAAATCATTAGTAAGTATGAATGTCTTGGTTTTTTAAGAGGGTGGTTGCTTGTTGAGTTAAAAAAAATCAAGGCTTAA
- a CDS encoding tetratricopeptide repeat protein, with amino-acid sequence MTSSPFLIFRILLLYFTLGGGVFSLSAQTFNNDYFDPLRDQKLLNTNEQYHLSKGTFYKHFREGSASGNLQLAIAELEFILRYWPNHPNALLFIASIAKMKNDPNLADQYFRKALHLFPQHAITHGQYGHFLVEVGRIEEGINHLHEAIQMNEQLMVAYEWLGEAYNLQGDSKRAKEAIAKANHLRKNQGEK; translated from the coding sequence ATGACCTCATCGCCGTTTCTGATTTTTAGAATCCTTTTACTCTATTTTACGTTGGGGGGAGGCGTTTTTTCTCTCTCTGCCCAAACCTTTAATAATGACTATTTTGACCCTTTACGAGACCAAAAACTGCTTAATACCAATGAGCAATATCATCTGAGCAAGGGCACATTCTATAAGCACTTTCGAGAAGGATCTGCTTCAGGGAACTTGCAGTTGGCTATCGCGGAGTTGGAGTTTATCCTTCGTTATTGGCCCAACCATCCAAATGCCTTACTTTTTATAGCTTCTATAGCCAAGATGAAAAACGATCCTAATTTGGCGGATCAGTATTTTAGGAAGGCTCTTCATTTATTTCCCCAGCATGCAATCACGCATGGCCAATATGGGCATTTTCTGGTCGAGGTTGGACGGATCGAAGAAGGCATCAACCACCTGCATGAGGCTATTCAAATGAATGAGCAATTGATGGTGGCATATGAGTGGCTAGGAGAGGCCTACAATCTTCAGGGTGACTCCAAACGTGCAAAGGAAGCCATCGCGAAAGCTAACCATTTGCGTAAGAACCAGGGAGAAAAGTAA